Genomic window (Saccharothrix australiensis):
GGTTGACCGAGGCGGGGTACTTCGACATCCACACCGCGGGCACGGCCACGGGCTTCAACGGCGCGTGGAGCAACTACCCGTACTTCGCCAGCGGCATCGTGCTGGTCAACGGGATCGAGCAGGGGCTGGTCGTGGTCAAGCCCACCCTCCGCGGGAGCGGGAAGTTCGAGAACACCACCGACACCGCCATCCCCGACGGCGGCGACCCGGTGACGTCCTCGGTGACCGTGACGGGCGTGCCGGGCAACGCGCCGTCGGCGCTGGAGGTGACCGTCGACATCAAGCACACCTACCGCGGCGACCTGGTGCTCGACCTGATCGCGCCGAACGGCTCGGTGTTCCGGCTGCGGGACTCCGGTCCGGACTCGGCCGACGACCTGCTCGCCACGTACCCGGTGGACGCGTCGGCCGCGGTCGCGAACGGCGAGTGGCGGCTGCGGGCGCAGGACGTCAACCGGGCCGACACCGGCTACATCGACGCCTGGAGCCTCCGGTTCTGACGCCCGCAACCCCGAGCCCCGGCGCCTGAGCCCCGGGGTTCGGCGCCGGGCTCCCGGTCCCGACGTCCGGGGCCCCGGCCCTCCGGGTGGTCCTCGAGCGTGGCGGGCGACCCCGTCGCTCCCCGCCGCGCTCGCGGTCCGCCGCCCGCCCGGCGACGTGAGGAGTGATGATGCGCAACCTGCGGTTCACCGACTGGGTGTTCGTCGTGGCGGCCGTCGCGATCGTGCTGGCGGGCGCGCTGACGCTGTTCCGCCCGGCACCCGGCCCGGCGCACTCGGCGCACCAGCGGGCCGCGCCGGCGGACCTGGCGCCCGCCGCGCACAGCGACGGCCTGTCGGAGGCCGAGAGCGGGTACCGGTTCGAGCGGGTCACCGTGCCCGACCGCCGGGGCGACGCCGTGCCGGTCGCGTTCCGGATCATCGGGCCGGACGGTCGGGCGCGGACCGGCTTCCGGGAGAACCAGACCAAGCAGCTGCACTTCTTCGCGGTGCGCGACGACATGCACGTCTTCCAGCACGTCCACCCGACGCTGGTCGGCGACACGTGGCACACCACGCTCGCGTTGCCCGACGGCGGCGCGTACCGGATGTTCGCCGAGTTCGTGCCGCACGACACCGAGGACCCCCGGCACCCGGTCGTGCTCGGCGTCCCGTTCAGCGTGCCCGGTGACACCGGGTTCGTGCCCGTGCCCGCGCCCGGCGCGGAGGCGGTGACCGACAGCGGGTTCACGGTCGTGCGCGTCGACGAGCCGGCCGAACCGACACCGCTGCGGCCACAGGAGTTGCGGTTCGCCATCCGCACGCCCGACGGGGAGCCGGTGCGCACGCTCGACCCGCACCTGGGCGCTCACGGGCACATGACCGGTTTCCACACGATGCTCCTGTCCGCCACCCACCTGCACCCGGTCGAACCGCCGGGCGCGCCGCTGGTCAACGGCGAGCTGACGTTCCAGGCGGTGTTCGCGGACCTCGGCGAGTACCGGCTGTTCCTGGAGTTCTCCCACGGCGGGCGGGTGCACACGGCCTCGTTCACCGTCGCCGTGACCTGAACGACCGGGGGACCCGTCCCGGCGGTTCCGACGGAGGCCGGCCGTGGGCGCGGAAGGCCGCGTCGCCGCTCGGCGGGCACGCCGTCCGCTCCACGATCGGGTGAGAAGCGTGGCCCGCCGGGCGGGAATCCGGGTTGTCCGCACTTGTCGTGCAAACGGGCGACGTGCGCTGGGTACGGTGGCCCACCACCGGCACCGCGCACCGGGAGCACCTCATGGCGGAGACCATCGACGACGTGATCGACGTGCTGTCCGGGATCGTGTCGGACGCCCGGCGCGACGCCGACCGGGTGGGGTACTTCGCCGCCCTGTACCGGCAGGTGACGGTGGAGATCCGCGCGGGCATCCGCGACGGGCTGTTCGACGACGGTCCCCGGATGGACCGGTTCGACGCGGTGTTCGGCAACCGCTACTTCGACGCGCGCGACGCCTGGCGGCGCGAGCGGGGCGGGCCGCGGTGCTGGCGGGAGGCGTTCGGGCTGCTGGCCGACCCGGACGCGGTCATCGTCCAGCACCTGCTGCTGGGTGTGAGCGCGCACATCAACCTCGACCTGGCCGTGACCGCCGCGCGGATCGCGCCGGGCGAGGAGATCCACGGGTTGCGGCGCGACTTCCTGCTGATCAACGACATCCTGGCGCGGGTGCTGCTGGCGGTGCAGCGGGCGGTGGGCGAGGTGTCGCCGTACCTGTGGCTGCTCGACGAGTTCGGCGGGCGCACCGACGAACGCCTGCTGGACTTCAGCATCCGCAGGTCGCGGCAGGAGGCGTGGCACAACGCGGTGCTGCTCGCCGGTCAGGGCGAGGCTGAGCGGGAGGTCACCGCCGGCCTGCTCGACGTCCGGGCCGGGGTGCTCGCCCGGCTGGTCGCGCGGCCCGGCGGGCTCGTGCGCCCGGCGCTCGCGCTGATCCGCAGCGGCGAGGAGGACGACGTGCCGAAGGTGATCGCCCACCTGGACCGCGCGATGGCCGCGGCGGGCTGAGCGCCCGCGCCGACCGGGTCGGGGCTCACCGGCCGCGGACCGCCGTCGCGCGCCGGCACCACGGGTCGCGCGGCCGGAGGCCGCAACCCGGCGCGTCCGCGCCGGACCCGGTGGTGACCCACGCGCGTCAGCGCCGATCGGATGGCCGGCACCTGACGACGAGGCGTCGCGGGAGGCAGCCGTCACGGCCCGTCGGTGCTCTCGTGCGTCCCGCGCCCGCCGGACGCCGGAGGCGTCGGTCGCCCTGAACGGGCGGCACGGGCCCGACGCCATAGGCGGGCCCGTTCAGGTGACCGGGCGCGAGAGTGACCGGGCACGAGATGGCGTCGACCGGGTCGAAGAAGTGCCGCGGGCCGCCACCGGTTCCTCCGGGCAGGGCTTGCCGACGGCCGTGACGCGCGGTGGGTCCGACCATGCCGTGACGCGCGACCACCCGCGTGGACGACGGCGCACGGCGGTCCGGGCGCACGGCGTCGTGCGCCCGGACCGCCGTCGCGGGCGGGCCGTCGGGTGGTGGTCAGACGCCCGCGGTGGTCCGGATCCACTCCCGCGTCGCGGGCACGCTGCTGTACTGCTGCGTCGAGGAGCCGTCCGCCGTCGAGGCGACCCCGACCTGGAGGCCGTTGTACATCTGCGGACCGCCCGAGTCGCCGGACCACGCGTTGCCGGTGATGCGGCTGGTGCACAGCGCCTGGCCGCCGTAGTAGTCGCGGCAGACCGAGTTCATCCGCACGTCCGCCGTCTTCAGCTGGGGCGACACCGGGCCGCTGCGGCTGGTGTAGCCCCACCCGTAGATCTGGTTCGTCGTGCCGTTGGCGGGGTTGGTGTCGGCCGGCTTCGCGTACTCGCTGGTCTGGATCGGCGTGCTCAACCGCAGCAGGGACTGGTCGGCCTGGGCGTGGTTGACGTACCGGCTCACCGAGCTGGGCGTGCCCTGGGCGCGGTGCACGTTGCCGACCCGGACCGTCAGGTTGGACCCGACGCAGTGCTTGGCGGTGAGCACCCACTCCGGCGAGAGGATCGTGCCGGAGCAGGTGAACGAGCCGCCGCGGTAGACCGCCGCGGACCACGGCGCGGACGACACGAGCGAGCCGCCGATGATCAGCGGTGAGACGTCGCCGGACGGTGCGGCGTTCGCCGGTGCGGCGCCTGCCGCGCACAGCAGCGCGCAGGCCAGGATGAAGGGACGCATGCGGATCTCCTCGTCCACTGGGCAGGGAAGGACAAGCGAGAGTCAGGATGGGTTCCCGATCACCGGGTCGGAAACGGGGAATTCCCCCTCCCCGCGCAGCCGGGCGGCGAGCTGCGTGCGGTTGTGCACCGCCAGCTTGCGGTAGATCCGGGTCAGCGCGCCCTCGACGGTCTTGACGCTGATGTTCAGCCGACCGGCCACCTCGGGGTTGCTCGCGCCCTCGATGACGTGCCGCGCGATCCGGGCCTCGAACCCGGCCAGGGTCGCGCCGCCGGGCGTGTCCCCGAGCAGCGCGGCGGCCCGGCCCGCCCACCGCGGCGCGCCGCTCTCGGCGAACACCTGCCTGGCCTGTTCGAGCAGCTTGCGCGCCGCTCCCCGGCGCCTGCGGCGGCGTTCGGCGATGCCGAGCGCCAGCAGGCTGCGGCCGAGCTGCAACGGCTGGCGCAGCCGCCGGTGCGCCTCAACGGCCGAGGCGAGGAACCGCTCCGCGCCGGCGTGGTCCTTCAGCGCGAGCCGGAGCAGGCCGTCCGCGCGGTCGAGCGACGCGAGCACGCCGCGCCTGCCGAGCCGCACCGCGCACGCCCTGGCGCCGCCGAGCACGCCCGCGGCCTCCGCCAGGCGACCGGCCGCGATCAGCGGCTCGGCCAGGTCCGCGCCCAGCGCGAACACCGCGGGGTCGGTGACGCCCATGTCCCGTTCGAGCCGCGCGGCCCGGCGCAGCGGGCCCAGCGCCGCCTCGGGGTCGTCCGCGCTCAGCGCCGCCAACCCCCTGGCGTGCAGGTTGCGCACGAGGAACGCGTGGTCGCCGTCGGCCTCGGCCCGGCACGCGCCCCGGCGCGCGAGGGCGTCGGCCGTCACCGGGTCGCCGCCGTACGCCTCGGCGAGCGCCGCGCCGTAGCACGCCAGGGCGATGTCGGAGCCGATGGTCTCCGCCAGCCGCAGGCAGTCGCCCGCCCTCCGGAGCGCGCGGTCGCACCGGCCCATCGCCACCCACACCTCGACCCCGGCCCACGTCATGCCGACGACCTCGGACAGCGCGCCGCGCTCGGCCGCGCGGTCGAGCAGCGCCGCGAGGCGGTCGGACGCCGAGTCCAACCGGTCGGCGAACAGGTCGAGACGGGCGTCCACCCACAGCGGGCCGTCGTGCGTGACGACCATCCACCCGGGCGCGACGCGCCGCGCCAGGTCGAGCGTCCCGCCGGCGGACGCGTCGCCGAGGGCCGTCTGGCACAGCGCGAGCGAGCACAGCGACATCGCCTCGGTGCGCGGGTCCTTGGCGGTCCGGGCGAGCAGCACGGCGTCGGCCATGTGCCGGACGGCCTCGCGCAGGTCGCCGCCCAGCGCGGAGTGCAGCCCGAACCGGTACTCCGCGGGCGCTTCCAGGGCCGCGTCGCCCCTGGCGTGCGACAGCGCCTCGCCCACGATGCCGCCGGCGGCCGTGCGGGCGTGGCGGACGGCGTCGACCAGCACCAGCTGGGCCCGCACCCGCAGGCCCCTCGGCACGCCGGGCGAGCGCAGCACCGCCCGCGCCAGCGAGGTCGCCAGCTCGTGCCGCCCCGCGTCGAGGGCGTCGCCCGCGGCGCGCAGCCGTCGCCCGGCCGCCCGCGCCGGCGCGCTCGGCGGCGTGCAGTCGGCGGCGAGCCCGCCCAGCTCCGCGGCGCGCCCGAGCGCTCCCCGCCGGCGGAGCGCGCCCGCGGCCCGCTGCGCCAGCACGGCGGTGGGCTCGTCGAAGCCCGTGATCGCGCAGGCCCGGTGCCGTGCGCGCTCCACCGGGTCGGCCACCAGCGCCGCCAGCCGGGCGTGCGCCGCGCGGACCTCGTCGGGCGGCACGACCAAGGGCAGCGCGGCGGCGACGAGCGGCTCCCGGAAGCGCACCCCGCCGTCGGGCGACACCCGGACCAGCGGGCAGCACCCCAACCCGGCGGCCGCCCGCTCGTGTCCGAAGTGGACGACCATGCGCACGGTCGGCCGCTCGACCAGCGCGGCGACCAGCAGCGCGGCCCGCACGTCGGCGGGCTGCGCGGCCAGTCGCGCGCGCACGTCGGCCAGGAGCCGGTCCGGTATCCCGCCGGCCGACCGGCTCAACTCGATGGCGTACCGCGGGTTCCCGCCGGCGAGCCCGACGTCGACCCGGCCGTGCCGGGTCATCAGCTCGGCGGTCGCGGCGGCCGACAGCGGTGGCACCTCGATCGGCTCGCCCCACCACGCGGGCCCCGGTTCCCCGGCCGCGACGAGCACCCGCGGCGCGGACCTGGCCACCGCGAACGCCAGCACCCGCGCCGTCGCGTCGTCCACCCACTGCCCGTTGTCGATCACCACCACCGGGTCCAGCTCGCGCACCGCGGTCAGCACGGCCCGCCGCAGGGCGAGCGGGTCCGGCTCGCCGGGCCGCCGCCGCAGCGCGCGGTCCAACGCCTCCCGCTGCGGCGCGGGCAGCGCGACCCGGACCTCGCCGAGCAGGTCGGCCAGCACGAGGTGCGGCACGTGCCGGTCGGCCTCACCCGGAGCGCTCCGCAGCACCACGGCGTCCGCCGGCACGACGGCCGACAGGACGGCGGACTTCCCGATCCCGGCCGGCCCGTGCAGCAGGACGCGGCCACGCGCGGCGAGCCTGGCCCGCACGGTGGCCAGCAGGTCGTCCCGACCGACGAGGTCCATGTCGCCACCGACCGTAGCGCCGGCCGCGCCAGGCCCTCAACGGTCCGGTGGTCGGTTCGATGAGGACTCGAAGGCCCCTCGGGCGGCATCGCGCCGGGCACCGCACCGACCCGGCCCGCGCCCGGTTTCCCGCAGTGCCGCCGAGACTGCCCGATGGTGCACACAACCCCGCCGGACGGACACCGGTCGTCGCGCTCGTGAACGTCGGCGTGGGAGGGTGTCGAGCACCCGACGACGCCGACGGACGTTCCGCCGCACGGCCCCGGACACCCAAGGGTTTCCGGCTGCCCGCGCCCAGCGAACGGAGAGATCGCCTCATGGCTCGCCGCTTGTCCCGAACGCGCTTGTCCCGCAAGAACCCGTCCCGCGCTCGATCGCCCCGGGCGCGATCGCTCCGCACCCGCCTGTCCCACGCGGTCCTGGCGCTGGCGACGGTCCTGGCGTCGTCCGCCGTGCCCGCCCGTGCCGCGCCGGCTCCGGCGCCCACGTCCGACGCCGGCGGGCAGGAGCCGGTCCGCACCGTGCGACTCGTGACCGGCGACCGGGTCCTGGTCTCCGCCGACGGCGAGCGCGTGTCGCCGGACCCCTCCCCCGCCAGACCGGGGATGCGGTTCGTGGCGCGGGAAGTCGACGGCCACCGGCACGTCATCCCGGTGGACGCGCTGCCGCTGCTCGCCGAGGGCAGGCTCGACCCCCGGCTCTTCGACGTGACGCTGCTCGTGCGGGACGGGTACGACCGGCTGCCCGACCTGCCGCTGCTGGTGACCTACCAGGACGGCGTGCCGGCCGCGAGCGCCGCCCTGGACCGCACGGGACTGGCGGTGACCGCCGTGTCGACCGCCGCGCGCACCCTCGCGGTGCGGCAGGGCCACGACACCGCGCTGTCCACTTGGGACAGCATGGTCGCGGACGGCGGCCGCGCCCTGCGGCCGGGCGTGGAGAAGGTCTGGCTGGACGGGATGTCGAAGGTCTCGCTCGACGTCAGCGTGCCGAGGGTCGGCGGTCCGGCGGCCTGGGCGGCGGGGTACCGGGGTGCGGGCGCCACCATCGGGATCATCGACACCGGCGTCGACGACACCCACCCCGACCTGGTGGGCAAGGTCGTCGAGCGGGTCGACTTCACCGCGGAGGACGACCACGTCGACTACAGCGGCCACGGCACGCACGTCGCCTCGATCGCGGCCGGCACCGGGGCGGCGGGCGGCGGCAGGCACACCGGTGTCGCGCCGGAGGCCCGGCTCTACGTGGCGAAGGTGTGCCCCAGGACCGGGGGCTGCCCGCAGTCGGCCGTCATCCGGGCGATCGACTGGATGGCGGCCAAGGGCGTCAAGGTCGTCAACCTCAGCCTCGGCAGCGGCTCCTCGGCCGGGCAGGACCCGGTGGAGGCCGCCGTGGAGGCGCACCCCGGCACGCTGTTCGTGACCGCCACCGGCAACGACGCGGGCCTGACCGGTTCGCCCGCGACCGCGCCGAGCGCCCTGGCCGTCGGCGCGGTGGACGACGCCGACCGGCCGGCGGCGTTCAGCAACCGGGGCACGCGGCTC
Coding sequences:
- a CDS encoding S1 family peptidase; protein product: MRPFILACALLCAAGAAPANAAPSGDVSPLIIGGSLVSSAPWSAAVYRGGSFTCSGTILSPEWVLTAKHCVGSNLTVRVGNVHRAQGTPSSVSRYVNHAQADQSLLRLSTPIQTSEYAKPADTNPANGTTNQIYGWGYTSRSGPVSPQLKTADVRMNSVCRDYYGGQALCTSRITGNAWSGDSGGPQMYNGLQVGVASTADGSSTQQYSSVPATREWIRTTAGV
- a CDS encoding DUF5995 family protein, with protein sequence MAETIDDVIDVLSGIVSDARRDADRVGYFAALYRQVTVEIRAGIRDGLFDDGPRMDRFDAVFGNRYFDARDAWRRERGGPRCWREAFGLLADPDAVIVQHLLLGVSAHINLDLAVTAARIAPGEEIHGLRRDFLLINDILARVLLAVQRAVGEVSPYLWLLDEFGGRTDERLLDFSIRRSRQEAWHNAVLLAGQGEAEREVTAGLLDVRAGVLARLVARPGGLVRPALALIRSGEEDDVPKVIAHLDRAMAAAG
- a CDS encoding helix-turn-helix transcriptional regulator — its product is MDLVGRDDLLATVRARLAARGRVLLHGPAGIGKSAVLSAVVPADAVVLRSAPGEADRHVPHLVLADLLGEVRVALPAPQREALDRALRRRPGEPDPLALRRAVLTAVRELDPVVVIDNGQWVDDATARVLAFAVARSAPRVLVAAGEPGPAWWGEPIEVPPLSAAATAELMTRHGRVDVGLAGGNPRYAIELSRSAGGIPDRLLADVRARLAAQPADVRAALLVAALVERPTVRMVVHFGHERAAAGLGCCPLVRVSPDGGVRFREPLVAAALPLVVPPDEVRAAHARLAALVADPVERARHRACAITGFDEPTAVLAQRAAGALRRRGALGRAAELGGLAADCTPPSAPARAAGRRLRAAGDALDAGRHELATSLARAVLRSPGVPRGLRVRAQLVLVDAVRHARTAAGGIVGEALSHARGDAALEAPAEYRFGLHSALGGDLREAVRHMADAVLLARTAKDPRTEAMSLCSLALCQTALGDASAGGTLDLARRVAPGWMVVTHDGPLWVDARLDLFADRLDSASDRLAALLDRAAERGALSEVVGMTWAGVEVWVAMGRCDRALRRAGDCLRLAETIGSDIALACYGAALAEAYGGDPVTADALARRGACRAEADGDHAFLVRNLHARGLAALSADDPEAALGPLRRAARLERDMGVTDPAVFALGADLAEPLIAAGRLAEAAGVLGGARACAVRLGRRGVLASLDRADGLLRLALKDHAGAERFLASAVEAHRRLRQPLQLGRSLLALGIAERRRRRRGAARKLLEQARQVFAESGAPRWAGRAAALLGDTPGGATLAGFEARIARHVIEGASNPEVAGRLNISVKTVEGALTRIYRKLAVHNRTQLAARLRGEGEFPVSDPVIGNPS